A genomic window from Filimonas effusa includes:
- a CDS encoding glycosyltransferase, protein MIFLIIACIITLSWIIVSLYLLINARTIQSIKQILPVEPRRAPSVDIIIAVRNEEADLANALQSLCRLSYPNYRILIVNDRSTDNTGNILTQFAAHDPRITVHTITTLPAGWLGKNHALYTGAGRSQADWILFTDADVIYHPETLSRAMNFVLTRGIDNVAVLPEITSRSGLFKAINASFRMILETKLRPWKARDKQSKASIGIGAFSLLRRSAYISTGTHERIRLRPDDDLKLAEQVKHGGYKQDVLYGEEMLSLEWYTSVKQFIDGLMKNMFSAFNYNLPWAMLNALAVLLVMVLPVPVLLLSGQWYYMIMAAAILGAQWMAFTFHPGLKARWWYALAIPYAGFIIAYIVARSAWLNTKYKGIYWRDSFYSLDELKK, encoded by the coding sequence ATGATTTTCTTGATTATTGCATGTATCATTACCCTTTCCTGGATAATTGTAAGCCTCTATCTGCTTATAAATGCACGCACAATACAATCCATTAAACAAATCCTTCCTGTCGAACCTCGGCGGGCTCCTTCTGTTGATATCATTATTGCCGTCAGAAATGAAGAAGCCGACCTGGCAAATGCACTTCAAAGCCTTTGCAGGCTTAGTTATCCCAATTACCGTATCTTAATAGTGAACGACCGCTCTACCGATAATACCGGCAACATCCTTACACAGTTTGCTGCCCATGATCCGCGTATTACCGTTCATACCATCACCACACTTCCTGCAGGATGGTTAGGAAAAAATCATGCCTTGTATACAGGAGCCGGCAGGTCTCAGGCAGACTGGATTCTATTTACAGATGCAGATGTTATCTATCATCCCGAAACGCTAAGTAGAGCGATGAATTTCGTCCTCACCAGGGGAATCGACAATGTCGCTGTATTGCCCGAAATCACATCACGTTCCGGACTATTCAAAGCCATTAATGCAAGTTTCCGTATGATCCTCGAAACAAAACTGCGCCCCTGGAAGGCAAGAGATAAGCAGTCGAAAGCATCTATTGGGATCGGAGCATTCAGTTTATTACGCAGAAGCGCCTACATAAGCACAGGGACACATGAACGGATCAGGTTACGCCCCGATGATGATTTAAAATTGGCAGAGCAGGTAAAGCACGGTGGCTACAAACAGGATGTTTTATACGGAGAGGAAATGCTGAGCCTGGAATGGTACACCAGTGTAAAGCAATTTATCGACGGGCTTATGAAGAATATGTTCTCTGCATTTAATTATAATCTGCCCTGGGCTATGCTCAATGCACTGGCCGTATTGTTGGTAATGGTACTACCCGTCCCCGTTTTACTGTTATCCGGTCAGTGGTATTATATGATAATGGCGGCTGCTATTCTTGGCGCCCAGTGGATGGCGTTTACTTTTCATCCCGGCTTAAAGGCACGTTGGTGGTATGCTTTGGCTATCCCTTATGCCGGATTCATCATAGCCTATATCGTCGCTCGCTCAGCTTGGCTGAATACAAAATATAAAGGCATTTACTGGAGAGATAGTTTTTACTCCCTTGATGAACTGAAAAAGTAG
- a CDS encoding cation:proton antiporter, producing MDTFTLITALITISALISYLNTRFIKLPGAIGVMVVSILLSVSILVSGKAMAGFGVFIKDVTSNIDFSKTLLDIMLGFLLFASAFHFDYRKLKEQRKPVLVLSTIGVIGSTLIFGLLLDVITTWLGIDLPLVYCFLFGALISPTDPVAVLSVLKKSKIPPSLETIIAGESLLNDGVGLILFITIGEVAQQEQIFSITHALELFAVEVFGGIALGAVVALITYALTKKIQDFQTIILVSISMVMVISVIGGVLHVSIPLAAVAAGLILGNTSLGAKTAEGLQNYLHQFWELIDEILNTILFVMIGLQIVVLPFIKNYWFIGMLSVVFVLVARGVSIAVPAFLLKRSLKTSVKSITILVWAGLRGGISVALALSLPPSDYKELILSASYIIVIFSIVVQGLTLNKVVDKLVK from the coding sequence ATGGATACATTTACGCTCATTACTGCCCTTATCACTATCAGCGCTCTGATCTCTTATCTGAATACCCGTTTTATTAAGCTGCCCGGTGCTATTGGAGTAATGGTGGTTTCCATCTTACTTTCTGTATCTATACTTGTCTCCGGTAAGGCAATGGCCGGTTTCGGTGTATTTATAAAGGATGTAACCAGTAATATCGACTTCAGTAAAACATTGCTCGATATCATGCTGGGTTTCCTGCTCTTTGCCAGCGCTTTTCACTTCGATTACCGGAAACTCAAGGAACAGCGTAAACCCGTATTGGTTTTAAGCACTATAGGCGTTATAGGTTCTACATTAATATTCGGCCTCCTGCTCGATGTTATTACAACCTGGCTCGGCATTGATCTCCCCCTCGTTTACTGCTTCCTTTTTGGCGCACTTATCTCGCCAACCGACCCCGTTGCCGTATTATCTGTGCTGAAAAAATCAAAGATCCCGCCTTCCCTTGAAACTATTATCGCAGGCGAATCGCTGCTCAACGATGGCGTAGGACTGATCCTCTTTATCACTATCGGTGAAGTGGCGCAGCAGGAACAGATTTTTTCTATTACCCACGCACTTGAATTGTTTGCCGTAGAAGTATTTGGCGGTATAGCACTTGGTGCTGTGGTCGCGCTTATAACCTATGCTCTTACCAAAAAGATCCAGGACTTTCAAACCATTATCCTGGTCTCTATCTCGATGGTAATGGTTATTTCTGTTATCGGTGGCGTACTGCACGTATCAATCCCCCTGGCGGCCGTTGCAGCAGGCCTGATATTAGGCAATACGTCATTGGGAGCTAAAACGGCTGAAGGATTACAAAACTACCTGCACCAGTTCTGGGAATTGATAGATGAAATACTGAACACCATCCTTTTCGTAATGATAGGCTTACAGATAGTGGTGCTGCCGTTTATAAAGAACTACTGGTTTATAGGGATGCTGTCCGTAGTATTTGTACTCGTTGCCCGTGGTGTAAGTATAGCTGTACCGGCCTTCTTGTTGAAACGTTCCCTCAAAACATCGGTTAAAAGCATTACCATATTGGTCTGGGCTGGTTTGCGCGGCGGCATTTCTGTTGCTCTGGCGCTTTCATTACCTCCTTCCGACTATAAAGAGCTCATCCTGTCCGCCAGCTACATCATTGTCATCTTCTCGATAGTTGTTCAGGGACTTACGCTGAATAAAGTGGTCGACAAACTGGTAAAATAA